tctgatgtctgtaaagatgggacttcactgaaaaacatttcccacactcaggacaggaatacggcttctcccccctgtgagatctctgatgtgtgtaaagatcggacttctgtgaaaaacatttcccgcactcaggacaggaatgcggcttctcccccgtgtgagatcttttatgtttgtaaagactggacttctctgagaaacatttcccacactcaggacaggaatacagcttttcccctgtgtgagatctctgatgtctgtaaagactggacttctgtgaaaaacatttctggcactcaggacagaaatacggcttctctcccgtgtgagatctctgatgtgtgtaaagatcagacttctgtgaaaaacatttcccgcactcaggacaggaatacggtttctctcctgtgtgagatctctgatgtttgtaaagattggacttcaacgaaaaacattttccacactcaggacagtaagtcagcttctcccccgtgtgagatctccgatgtgtgtaaagatcagacatctgtgaaaaatatttcccacactcaggacaggaatacggcttctctcctgtgtgagatctctgatgtttgtaaagactggacttctgtgaaaaacatttcccacactcaggacaggaatacggcttctctcctgtatgagatctctgatgtttttcaagactggacttctgtgaaaaacatttcccgcactcaggacaggaatacggcttctctcctgtatgagatctctgatgtttgtaaagactggacttctgtgaaaaacattttccgcactcaggacaggaatacggcttctctcctgtgtgagatcttataTGCACATTAAGATGGTAGTTAGAActgaaacacttcccacactcactACAGGAAAAgctcttatctgttggaaggatggCACCgaccctcacagtctgaggttcctcaggataagaggaatacgatggtccggcaccgtcccgcacagtctgaggttcctcaggataagaggaatacgatggtccatctacactgtgtggtgccggatggacatttgaggtagtcgggttttctcctggactatactgtgtgatgtcctcatcttctactttacagtctggagacaaagtgagacaatcctctgaggttttcctcatctcccatccatctactaaaataaaaataaaaagattattactagacatgagcagattggttcccctaaaccaggactccgcccacatcaggcagctttgtctctgaggatcttacaattccaccctcaaggtaactagaaAATGGCTCCTCTaataattattttcataattgatttagTTAGACCGATTAATTGACTAATTGgataaaaacctaaaaaaaaaattggtggataATTTATTTACTATTCTTGAATATCTATATACAGCAGTAAATATAAATATCCAGATATATAGTTGGATAtttaatccactctgagaataacagacagatagatgtattattagagggtgaatctcctacaTATCACAATCAGAGATCtacattaataaaatataaaaaagaggtAAAACGCTGTCTTGCAGATTATCAGACAGGAGTGTAATATAATATGATGGATGACAGACTCCCTTGTAATAGACAGGTAGGTGGGTACAAGCTCCCTGCACCTGATGTCACTAATTCTGGCCGTACACAAACTCCCGCCGACACCCGAGATTGCtggtcacagagccagggacatggatctctgtgtgtaaacacagagatccacatcctgtcagataGAGGAGACCGatagtgtgtcccttgtacatagggacaccgatcggtcacctcccccagtcagtcccctccctctacagttagaatcactccctagggaacacatttaaccccatgatcggcccctagtgttaaccccttctctgccagtcacatttatacagtaatcggtgcatattcatagcactgttcgctggtaaatgtgaatggtccaaaatagtgtcaaaagtgtccgatctgttcgccgcaatatcgcattcttgataaaaattgcagataaccgccattactagtaaaaaaaaatgaaataaaaaaatgtcataaaactatctccaattttgtaggcgctataacttttgcgcaaaccaatcaatatacgcttattgcgattttttttaccaaaaatatgtagaagaatacgtatcggcctaaactgagaaaataaatagctttcttttttttttaaatgggaaatTCATtatagctaattttttttttcaaatttgttagTCTTTtcttcgtttatagcgcaaaaaataaaaaccgcagagatgatcaaataccaccaaatgaaagctctatttgtggggaaaaaaaagacataaattttgtttgggagccacaatgcgcaattgtcattcaaagcgtcacagtgctgaaagctgaaaattggcctgggcaggaagggggtgaaaatgcctgttattgaagtggttaaaaaaaaacattcatccaATTTTCTAACCATTAATGGGGTCAAATCAGCATTCACTTTCCACCACAGTGACAGGAAAATTTGAAGTAGCAGAACAGAAAACTTTTCTCTAACAAATTCTCACAACGTACAACGTATTATACAGGATACAACAGATAGGATTTtttagtatcagaatgatgtaatgtacaacatagagtatatagcgcaggggtcaggagtatgaaatgtacaatataaattatacagtgtaatggtcaggactcataatattggtattcagtaatcagtggaagcTTAAATGTTTACaagagacaagttgcagagatcccacaccgctgcctcccatctcctgagactgcactcagtgacttgggtctgagactatacagacatatccctccacccagcagacaacagagcaaataATCCTGGGAGAATTGTCTGTCAAAAATCTTGCCACACCTAGGTATGGGGCAGAAGACTCAAAACACACACTCAGGTGCCTAGATCTAGTAACACCtatggtgaaaaataaaaattttctgccagctgaaccccagaatctccataaatccagtctagatacataaattgtgtctgcagcacagagaaggaagattatccgagagaaatacaggaatacaggacggggaacacagctcaggaaagtgaccaggggattacaggctgatatcacccagtccccgccctactctggaccaatcagtgagcagtatgggtggaggaatgtattttGTGTtgatgacccacctgtgctgatctctgtaggagtgtcctcctctataaatgtccccgttattccatcctcctccatagactgctgatcacccCTCACatatctctcttcttcttctgctttaaCCTCAAATTCTaaatcgattggatctccactctaaatcaaGAAAATGAGAGTGAATATCATCTATAAAATAAAAGCTTTAATAATGTGATATTACATATAAAAtcaacacattggcccggattcagaaagcacttacgctgacgtatctcgatataagccgcgtaagtgtaaacttGCGctatcgtatctgtgcgccgtacccacaaatctagatacgccggaaaataggcttcttccgaccgacgtaaaatgtcttacgccggcgtatcataggcgcatatttacgctggacgcatctgccgctcccattgatttcctattcaaatatgcaaatgagtgagatacgctgattcagaaacgtacgtttggccggcgcaggctacgcgcggtgcgtgtAAGTGGAATgtccggcgtaaaattacccttcataaagcaggggtaactttgcaccagacttgcacaggtcagctggagagcagctacagcagtaccgttacagacgagctgagcaacaacacttgcaggacaacacatctgtgtgccaacatgccaggggcagccgtggttatagcactactgcgtctacgggcacgtaggggggcacgggagaggatattccgcacacgcattgacgtctttggcatgggtgaatcagaggtttatcgcatcttcagattcagccctgatatcaccagcaagacacaccgcgtacatgcagtgcagccactggtcaaggtactggcaacactgcatttccttgcaagtggatcttttcaaagaacaagtggaattgtggctgggatgtcacaatccagcatgaTTGCATGTCACAATCctgcagatgcgtgcaccaggttgtccccgcaatcctcagatgcatgtcccaccacttcatcaaacccaccggcagaaggcaatggcagatttcttcagaattgccggattcccacgcaccgtgggggccattgattgcacacatgtggcactacggcccccccgtgccacagagcacatatactgcaatcgtaagcagtggtattccatcaacgtacaggtgatagccgatgcccaatgtctcatatggcacgtccgtgccaaacacccaggggccagccacgacagctacatataccatcaaagcaccatccccacagaatttgaacagaacgtgtacagggacagctggctggttggtgagtgacatgggagtcaggcatgactgtccgaccccatgatgcagacatcacgggGGGCACATGCAcagctaacatcctcctgtcttttcccttccaggtgcatatgcacttgggccccatctcatgactccatttcggaatccccaaaccagaggagagagaaactacaatgatgcacacatacgtacccgtgcagtgttttgttttttttgtgtgtattttgtgcgtgtactcgagagaggagccggactgcaggagttgggagtaggcaggcctcccccagaggcaatctgccacctttctccatgccccggatggcaatggcgggtgtgtgagggggtcctcccacatagcccgccctacctgttccgctttgaagcccaacggggcagagggactccctataagggagtgagaggatctaacctgctcaaccagccctgttagtccttcgcctctctttttagagaccgtgtggtcaaagggagtgcatgttaacccaatttcgagtgcgtgtaagtgtagtggtttttgtgggagggcgtactaagcgcaggcttacctcggatagcacacccaccgggagccggtctgagaccaccaaactcaattcacatgtagccgagaccgggatccgaacccctagctgcagaggcgaatggcttgtcagcgcagtgccaatcgcgttgagccaccgcagctacggtacaggcagcctggctcttggccgaggaggccaggctctctgccacacggTGCAGATCACCCACAAGggaacccatatggcgggtctacCTGGCCTGCTCCCTCGCCAGATTATCTTCCAAGTCCTCCGGATCACCcctgttttttcttgtagccttcctgggggcaggagaggcttggggccggctTGAAGGGGGTGGAGCTTGAGGGGGTATCCCTGTTGGGggtggtggcccttgaggggctatccctgatgggggaggatgtTTGGGAGGGTCCAtgtatgggggtctcctccacaagGTATACAGCATCCTCAATTCCAACGTGTTCCTCCTCTACTACCTCAAGCGGTGAGGTAGGGGCACTCTCCACcacggatggcgtgggtcgcacatcagccgacgacggcccagctccctcctgcacatctgtggatgacacaaaacattcacatgttggtggacccacacacttgtcacatgttcccttgcccccccacacatgctacacaccggaaagaagataaaacacacttacctgtcctcaagggctgatcaactgaatcaaagccctccaggctctCAACCATCTCCCTCTCTAGGCACTTGGCAATGACCCGATCATCAGGAGTCAGCGTGATCTTTgcggctggtccacctcctgtgccactggcatgccTCCTGATCGCCGCCAGCTTCTCTTTTACCAGACGCTGCAGATCGTTGATTTTTTTGGAGATATGCTTGGGTTTCCTAGCCGCCACGCCGAGGGCATTCACCTGCGTGGTGATCTCCAACAAGATTTGATCTTTTTcgaccttgctggtcgtgccacttTGTGCCCCATAGAGGCACGCGCCGTATTTGGAGAGGCCATCAATAATTATAGCCTTCTCCTGAGGGCTGAAGTTTTTCATTCTGCGGTCCGTAGTAGTCCCTGGTGCAGACATACCTCAAGAgacaaaacagtaaaaaaaatgcttgtgtacttttgcacttgacgggcaaATGTCTGGgagtatttatgcactgggcgtaggcagtgggccggcgtatcttaggggttatgccgtgcatagttgtgagcatgcgcagagggacgcGGGACATACGttgacgtcacggcgcatgcgccgttaattcagccctttatttgcatggggtcacgcttcatttaaatggatcacgccttCCTACTTTgatttaggccggcttacgccgatggatttacgttacgccggcgcatcgttgggagcatttgctttctgaatactagggttgtcccgataccacttttttaggactgagtacaagtaccgatactttttttcaagtagtcgccgataccgaataccgatacttttttttaaatgtgtccccaaatgcagcgatgtccccccacagatgcagccatgtatccccccatccagccattgtctccccccatgcagccattgtctccccccatgcagccattgtctccccccatgcagccattgtcaccccccatgcagccattgtcaccccccatccagccattgtcaccccccatccagccagcgtcaccccccatccagccagcgtctccccccaaccagccattgtctccccccatgcagccattgtcaccccccatccagcaatgtattcccccagccattgtcaccccccatgcagccattgtcaccccccatgcagccagcgtcaccccccatccagccagcgtcaccccccatccagccagcgtctccccatacagccagcgtctccccccatccagccagcgtctccccccatccagccagcgtctccccccatccagccagcgtcaccccccatccagccagcgtcacccccccatccagccagcgtcaccccccatccagccagcgtcaccccccatccagccatgtcacgcttacctgcatccctgctgccgccgactgtgtaatacgggcgggaacattacaactttgaatcgctgtaatgattggcgccgcgctgcgtatagacactccccctcgctcgggattggacagttcacccgagcgagggggagtgtctatgcgtggtgcgaatcattacagctattcaaagctgtaatgttcccgcccgtattacacagtcggcggcagcggggatgcggcgaatggcggcggatcgcggcttcggtggcggcggtcggcggcaagtattctatttgtgtatcggggcggggtatcggcgtctgagtaccgccgaaaaaactcggaatcggtatcAAGACAACCCTACTGAataccatgcttgcctctctgacttgcgtcggcgtagcgtaaatgagatatgctacgcctgcctaaaaatgcgccaatgtatctgaatccgggccattgtctctATAAAAAGAAATGGAACCTctgtcccaccaaccttgtaacagtgggggatggtgtgatcttcctgtgtggaatcccgggaatacagaggacggggacatctctctggtgggttcctggtattaggtggctccatcatatccttgtgtccttctgaaaacccctccatcactccatactcctcctctttatactcttctttaacaacaatattataatccccgagatttccactctgaatatataataaaacattaattgcaacaaacatgctgtgtataaatcataactaccaataattgtcaatcatctacctgatgatggtgggggatggtgtgaccttcctgtgtggaatcccgggaatacaaaggacggggacatctctctggtgggtttctgtagcgggatgactccaccatggtgtcctggtacagatctttgtgttcttttagaaactctgactcctccatcaccccatcctcatcatcctcctcttttatctcttctttaactttAGAATCTTTCAGGTTTCCttgctgaatatataataaaaatagtaataatgcAGAGAacgtacagatcctaatgatactatcagtgattgtcactcatctacctgatggtggtgagggatggtgtgaccttcctgtgtagatacccgggaatacagaggacggggacatctctctggtgggttcccattactggatccatctgtaggaaacacacacactgactgaatacattgtttctatgtgtttatcagatgatgggggatctaggtggatcctccgtactgctctctcctttacaataaagtctcctcttacccggtgatgtgaggggcggctgattgtccatcatgacgtcctttcCAGCACTGCTCACGTCTTCTGTCAGCAGCTCGATGATCTCTCTGGTGACACCTCATATGTTcttatttctctattctatcagggagggaggtggagacaaTGTGATTATCATaggatctccagacttcacaggaggaaaactctagatttgaacacatatagtaaaatcaaatgacattcccagaatcctcctcacctcaccaaTCGGGTCTCCATTTTTATCAAAACCCCACTGGGATATAATTTACCcagacaggccccccccccccctctgtaggtTAAAAGCTTGTTGCAAGGAATTCTGGGACCAACATTCTTGCTTTTCTTGtgagagggacattgggaggaggagctgtgaggtcagtgtgatgtcatggaattctctgactctgggtggAGGAACATTGAGAGCAGCTGTGAGGTcaatgtgatgtcataggattctctgactctgggtggagggacattgggagaaagagctgtgaggtcagtatgatgtcataggattctctgactctgggtggagggacattgggagaaagagctgtgaggtcagtgtgatgtcataggattctctgactctgggtggagggacattgggagaaagagctgtgaggtcagtgtgatgtcataggattctctgactctgggtggagggacattgggagaaagagctgtgaggtcagtgtgatgtcataggattctctgactctgggtggagggacattgggagaaagagctgtgaggtcagtgtgatgtcataggattctctgactctggatggagggacattgggaggaggagctgtgaggtcactgtgatgtcataggattctctgactctgggtggAGGGACATTGTGAGAAAGAGCTGTGAGGCCATaggataggattctctgacttggATTGGAGGGACATAGGTAGAAGAAGCTGTGAGAGGCTCTCTGTGAGGTATCTGTACACACAGAGTCATTGCTTCCGGGTGCGTCACACATCTCCTAAATAAAAGATGAACGTTGTGTCATATTCCTGTGATCTCCGTGTACTCCACTACAAATTATATTTTTCCCTCCTTCTTCCTATTTGAATCTTATCAAATAATGACATACATATTCCAATCCTCcctaaataacccccccccccccccaatcacccaTAAAAATCATATAACTGTTAgtatagactgatgaggtgaggaggtgtgaaggtgacacatctccaaatTGAAgcgaatgttctgaccctgaaggggttaatctaggtttccacactatatatgtgtatcatcatctgctggagataaaagacgtcacagtgactatggaggaagaggacggacatgacggggttactgggtgtaaatagaaaataagatcttattacctcatgTGCTGCCACGTCCAGcaacgtcttctctctacttcctcccgactcacctctcacccagaacttcctatctgtacctgacatcacttccatagagacttcctgtgcAGAAGTGAGATttccaccttgtggagctcagaggaactgcagccctggGAAACGTCTCATAGTGTGAACAAGGACTTGTcccgtgtgtgtatgtactgtataaatTGGCGTAAGTGTAGCTCTTAGATGTATGAAGtgtataaaaaaacatacataaataaagtgatataaactcatatatatatatatatatatatatatatatatatcatacaatatTTCAAGTAAAGAATCGTTATGATCTTTGTGATTCTTTACTTGAAatattgtatgatatatatatatatatatatatatatatatatatatatatatatatatatatatatatatataagtttatatcactttatttatgtatgtttttttatacaCTTCATACATCTAAGCGCTACACTTACgccaatttatatttatttgctttttttccaatGAACCGTGTTAGCAGCTCCATTTCACATTAGCAGTTACCCACAaatatgtatgtactgtatatccttatagataggtacaggcccggactgggccaaaaaaataggcccgggggcattttagactgagcaggggggggggggggcgccggcgccctttacattacattatacagcaccctgcacctctgctcccctttacatcacacagcaccctgcacctctttacatcacacagcaccctgtacctctttacatcacacagcaccctgcacctctttacatcacacagcaccctgtacctctttacatcacacagcaccctgcacctctttacattacacagcaccctgcacctctggacccctttacattacacagcaccctgcacctctggtcccctttacatcacacagcaccctgcacctcttcagtttcgggcgcatgcccattcagctccgctcgcatgttcttctgccttggctcaaatcctggccagccacctgcctatctccttgccttccctggtggagtgatcttcctccgctccccatccagtagtagccgggggcccggagagtaagacttgagaggctgtgaggtgggcgatGATGGGCAGAgggtcgctgattgttgccattactagtaaagaaaaaatatgtccccggatttcattttaaaaatctggtcaccttacactaCATGGCTCAAAAATCAAATGACTGCAAAATCCTGACAATATAAATGCTCTAGGAATCTGACGCACATGCAACAGTCCTACAGTAACTCCTCTACTCGCTGGTCTGAGCTTGATATACACCCTGGAACAGGGAATCATTTCGGAAATGAAGATCCCTGCTAGATTTTTATTGTACCGCTCCCACTCCTAATTTCACTCCTACCTCCATGCCTTACGAGTTTGATGCCCCAACCCTCGGTGTTGTGCATACCCAAACAGGATGCACACTGCCTGAGTATGATATCAGAGCCTATATACACTTAAAGACTCATGGGTAGACCCCTGGTCTTCTAGGGGAGAAGCTGAGGTGAGGAGAAGAAGTTTCTTGTAAAATCACTGCTTTATGTCACTCAAAGAACACCTACACTCTTAAAATTAATTTTGAAAGCCCCTTAGCCAGTTCACGGGCGAGCTGATGTCTAGATTTCATTTCACTCCCCTCCTTGACCTGCCTCTCGCCTGCTCATTATACCCAGAAAGCTAACCGACCTAAACGGCacaaacactaatgccgcatacacacgattggacattctgacaacaaaaccgtggattttttttttccgacggatgttcgctcaaacttgtcttgcatacacaccgtcacacaaatgttgttggaaattccaaacgtcaagaacacgttgacgtacaacacgtacgacaagccgagaaaaatgaagttcaatgattccgagcatgcataggatttttgtgcgcggtcagaatttccgaaaaaaacttttgttgtcagaaaaattgagaaccagctctcaaacatttgttgtcggaaattccgaccatgtgtacgcggcataacttctaTTCTAGACATCTCTATCGCGCTAAGATGATGTCCACACATTCGCTTTACGGCCCAGTTGATCGTTCGCTTCTTTCAATAATCTTGACAGTTTACCATGTTTTGTTACAGGGCAATGTAACATAACCGCCCTTACTTCTCTATAGGAACTTTTTGCCATACTCCTCTGCTAATGTTTAGGCTTCATAGACCCTCACTACACATAGATCCCCCATTTACAACCACTTACCTCCACAATCTAACCTAATTAAGCCTCTGTCAGGTGGGACCACCGAATCAGTATTCTCTCCTCTCAACTCTAGCTGAACGTCCCCCACACAGTGGTGTCCACTCTCCTCTCATACCCTGATCCTTCACTAACACCACTGACCCACCCCGGCTACGCCTTACAATAGGCTTATCGGTCATTGAGACAAGTGAGCAGGATCTCGTGAGTCTCCGGACATCCTCCTCTGCTCTGAAAAACTGCACCCACAAGGTTTTCACATAACCAcccctttgttttttcttctctcccaaTCTTTTCCGCTCTCTCATTCCTTCTCCCCTTCCCCTTATCCTCTGTCTTCCCTAAAGTGCACAACTAATAAACTTTCTGGCGTTTAGATAAGCAGACCGCTTTTTCTGTAAAATGGCACCACCTTGATCTAGAGATAACAAGCTCTTCTTAAAACTCATCTCCTTGAATGCACATGGTCTCAACATATCAGAGAAAAGCTCTCAGCTCCTTTACGcaatggatgtcatatgacatccagaagaataaCCCGCTTGGGCACATGGTGaccggtggtgcggtgtgtcgctTTGACACCCCACATCTCCAATCTTGAGTctatgatgtaggctctttaccatgtgatcagctgtgtccaatcaaagctaatcacatcgtaaccaggaagtgccggtcaGGGAGTCATGGGGGGTATAGGGCCCTCCTGTCCTGGATATTTTATGGATAGGCAACTCCTCTCCTCATATTGActagtggttccaaattaataataactactgcagtagggaacagacacaaaagatacactcaGCATCTTTCCATATAACTGTGCTGCTTTATTTTGATGCAATTAAAGGTTTTTATACAAAATTACATAGGTATCccattaatattacaattttaCATTTATGGTAACAAGGGACGTAACATAGGCAGGCCAATTCTAATCAGGACTCAAAAGAAtgcaaacatgaaaaaattattaGTGCCGTGTGCACAGTAAGTGCAGTGtacaatacatacaaaatagaacACAATTATAtacaaaatttacaaatttaattTACAGACTGGTAGCTTGATCTGATGATGAGTTTTGCAGTGTTGAGCAGTCATGGCTGGTAATGTACCATCTAGGCCTTTAACATGGATCCCAGCCTAGTCTCTTAGAGTCTGTGTGTTCTAGGTAGAGACATGAATTTGAATCAGAAACAAGACCACTCCACGGACCCCCAGGCATACACCCTCCAAAGAGTAGTGTTGCcttaaatgccagggcccatagtcagtgggCAAGAGCCTTGCtcccagtcctctccaaaagcctgggtgagtctgtcacacacATCACCTCTAAATTCTGAAAAACGTGGCTGCCCTGGTTCTTTTCACAGAGTTTTTGGGATGCCCAGTTCACATTATCATCACAAGCCAGggacagactgacaactcatggggcccctgggcaatcgGAGATCATGAAGCCTCCTGTGTCCACACTCAATCCACACCCACACCAACAAATTGCAGCTCAGCTGCATAGAGGGAGCATTTAAATGTCT
The sequence above is drawn from the Rana temporaria chromosome 4, aRanTem1.1, whole genome shotgun sequence genome and encodes:
- the LOC120935484 gene encoding zinc finger protein 84-like; translated protein: MASDNDVLWFTGDVRCCAGAEYSCPECRRCFSQKSNLYTHQRSHTGEKPYSCPECGKCFSQKSHLYTHQKLHTGEKPYSCPECGKCFSQKSSLYKHQRSHTGEKPYSCPECGKCFSQKSSLEKHQRSHTGEKPYSCPECGKCFSQKSSLYKHQRSHTGEKPYSCPECGKYFSQMSDLYTHRRSHTGEKLTYCPECGKCFSLKSNLYKHQRSHTGEKPYSCPECGKCFSQKSDLYTHQRSHTGEKPYFCPECQKCFSQKSSLYRHQRSHTGEKLYSCPECGKCFSEKSSLYKHKRSHTGEKPHSCPECGKCFSQKSDLYTHQRSHRGEKPYSCPECGKCFSVKSHLYRHQRSHTGEKPYSCAECGKFFSQKSDLYTHQRSHTGQKPYSCPECGKCFSQKSNLNKHQRSHTGEKPYSCTECGKCFSQKSNLNKHQRSHTGEK